AAATTTATCAATCTTATCCATAAGCATTTTTTGGAAAGAAACGTCTGGTACGGGGATATTGATTCTTTTGATATTTTGAGCATTAATGTTGCTTTGGCTTACACCGGGAGTTCTGTACTTCCGTATTTTTGCAATACCGATAGCACTATTCATATAGAAGTTAAGATACCTTGGGTCTAACTTTGTTTGATCAACTTTAATTCTAATTAAATAAGAAGCAAAAGAGTAAATATCATCTTCATCAAACAGACTTACTTTCCCTACTAAGTCATAACTATTTGTTCTATTAAAAAGAATGTCTCCTTTCTCTAAGATAAAATTATCAAGCTCACCGTTGACAGGGGTATAGAATTTTATATCAGTTAGATCTAATTTTCCTTCTTGGAGATTATTCATTCTTAAGATAGGAACCTGCCCAATTTCAGAAAGAGATTCAGATATCCCGTACTGAAGGGTAGTAATTAGAGAACCAATTTTCTTTACAGCAAATTTAGAGGATAGCTTACCAAAGAATTCATCTATTTCCTCAGCATTATAATAAAGCGCGTTTTTAAAAAGCGCCTTTTTATTTAGGCTAACTAGATCAAAAAGATATAGATCTTTCTCAATCACCTCATCCATAGCCCAGAGGAGTTCGGCTAGAGGGGCTTGCTGCTCTTTGGGAGGGAGGAGGAATTCGTAGTTGGCGAGATCACGAAATTTCACTCTGGGGGAGAGTCCTCCAGCAGAATGCTTCACGGCATAATCAAAAAACTTGTCATTATTTACTACAAATGGAAGTAGTTTAGGCAAAAGTCCTTCTTTAGCCCGCATGACGGTAATATCACCAGAACAAATGCCATCAAAGTTTGCCTGTGCTGCTTTTTTGAGATAAGCTCTTCTTCGTCCAAATAAGATATCTCCCTTTCTAAACTTTTTTGTAAAAGTAGTACTGTCTTCAATACTGGCAGCTCTTCTAAGGTGTATATCTTCAGGGTCAATGTGCTCAAGACCTACTACATGTGCAATGCCTTCGGCATGCATATCCTTCATCGTTTCCCTGGGTTCACTTACCACCTCTCCAAACTTTACTTTTTGCCAGGTTGATTTATCTAAACTTAGGCTTTTGCTCAGTACTGCTTCCATTAATTTTCAAGTATTTGAAAGAGTTCGTTCATTTTTGACTTCAATTCATCAGAAGATTTTTCCCACTTGTCATAAATTACTTCAAAATCTTCAGAAGAATCAGGGTTGTGCTGGACTGGGCGAACATACAAATTGATAGCCATATTACCGTTTTTCTCCTTTAGTACTTCATTAGTAGCAACTAAAGCAGCAAAATTATTTTTTTCGGTAAAATCCTGATAAGCTTTGAAGATTTTATCAACATGGACCTTCTCTAAGAAACCCATTGTTTTATCCTGCCTAACTTCATTTACTGCATTAATGAATAAAATTTTACCCTTTTTATGCTCTTCTTTATTGGTTTTGGTAATCAGTAAACAGGCTTCCATAGGAGAGTTGTAAAAGAGGTTTGGTCCCAGGCCAATGACACATTCTACCAGATCTTCTTCAATCATCTTCCGGCGCATAGCGGCTTCTGAATCCCTGAACAAAATGCCGTGAGGCCATAAAGAGATAGACCTTCCATTATGCTGATCCAGACTCTTCTGTATATGCTGCTGGAAAGCATAATCAGCGCAACCCTGCGGTGGCGTACCCCAGATATTTCTGCCGTAAGGGTCCTGCTCAAAACTCTTACGGTCCCAGGCTTTGATGGAGTAGGGGGGATTGGCCAAAATCACATTAAACTTTTTCAAAGTATCATGTTCCAGAAAGGCCGGATGCGTAAGCGTATCTCCCCTTACCACCTGAAACTCCTCTATGCCGTGCAAAAACATATTCATACGGGCAATGGCTGAGGTGAGAAGGTTAATCTCTTGTCCATAAAGCTTTAGCGTGCGGTATTCCTTACATTCTTCCTTCAAATGTAGCGCACAGTTGAGCAGAAGGCCCCCTGAGCCACAGGTAGGATCATATACACTCTCTCCCGGCTGCGGGTTCATGATCATGGTCATGAGCTTTACTACAGTACGGTTGGTGTAAAACTCAGCTGCGGTGTGTCCGCTATCATCAGCAAACTCCTTAATCAGGTACTCATAAGCATTGCCCAGCTGATCATCCGGTACATTGGCCAGGTTGAGCTTATGCTGAGAGAAGTGCTCAATCAGATTGGTGAGCGTTTCATCCGAAAGGCGGTTTTTATTGGTCCAACTGGCATCTCCAAAAATTCCGTATAATGTTTCCGGGTTGGCCTTCTCAATGCCTCGCATCGCTTCCTGAATAGCCATACCTACATTTACGGTAGTTTCCCGTACATCATTCCAGTGAGCCCCTTTGGGTATCTGGAAGCGGTGGTTCTCTTCAAAAGAGGCATACTCCAGGTCTCCGCCACTTTCCTGCATCGCCTGTTCAAACTCCTCATCATATACATCACAGATACGCTTAAAAAAGAGTAGGGGGAAGATGTATTGCTTATAATCTCCGGCATCTATGGTGCCTCGCAGGGCAATAGCGGCCCCCCAGAGATATTTTTCTAATTCTGCCTGGGTCATAGTATTCTTTTTCTAGAAAGCATCAAATCAAAAAACTCTTTAGGTTTTAGGGTTGATGCTTGGGTTCCATTCCTGATATAAAATTCCTTGTCCAAAAAGATTAGTTTTTCGGATGGTAATATTCTGATCTCACAAAGATCTTTATTACTAATATTATAAAAATGAATGCTTATTAGATCAATTACTACCCCACCAAAGGTATCCTTTATCTTATTAGTAATTGCAAGCTCAAGTCCATCAACAGATTTCTTTTTTGTATCAATAACTTCAATATCATGTTTTAAGCCTCTTATATTACCATTGTCATGAACACCGATTAAGATTGAGCCTCCATAATTAGAGTTTAAAAATGCAGCGATTTCCTTCATGACCTTATCAGGAATAGAGGTGTCTTTTTTGTTTAACCAATCATTATAGATATAGGATTCCTTAAACTCTACACGCTGATTTTCTCCTTTTTCAATTTTTTGGACCAAAACCTCAGTTTCAGATGCTTTGAATGGGAGATATAAATCCCAAATAACATCAAGCTCGAGTAACTGCTCGTTCGGTAATAGATCAATTTTTTTAAAATCTAATTTACTTTTCAAAATATCAATGGCATCTGGATTTACTTCAATACCAATCCACTTCCTCTTGTTATTTAAGGCTGAAGCACCCGAAGTTCCAGAACCAGCGAAGGGATCTAAGATAATATCCCCTACTTCTGAAAATAATTTGACAATTCTATTCAGTAGTTCTTCAGATTGTTCGCTAGCATAAAGTCCTTTTTTATGATAAGGAATGATATCATCCCAAATGGTGCTAACAATGGATTTATTATTATCGTCGACATAGACTTTTAGTCTTGGTAAGCGCATATCTTTCTCAAAATATATTCTTCCTTCTTGTTCCAAAGAATCCATTTTTTGTTGAGAAAAACGCCATACATTTCCAGGAGGAAGATCAAAGCCTTTCCAGTTGTAATTTAGAGCTGGTCTATCAGAAGAGATAACCAATGGTTGAATCCTAAATCTTCTATCATTTTCCTCTAAAGGGAAAAGCTTTTCAATTTCTTGCTGACTTCTTTCTACTAAGGGGAAAAATTTTGAGGAATCTGATACACGATAACAGATCACTGTCTCATGATCATGAGTAAAAGAATTAACAGTACGAGCAGTTCTATTTCGTGGTATAATAAATTCAGCACTGAAATTGTTGTCCCCAAAAACAGCCCCTAGTAAATTATGAAAATTGATATTTAATTCAGGTATAGAATGTAATATTAAGTTACCATTTTGCTTTAGCAAACGCTGAGCTTGTTGTAATACTTTATAAATAAATTCATCATAATCCTCGCTTACTTGGCTTTGATCCTGATCAGAGATCATATTAGAAGAGTTAATAAAAACACAACTAGACGTTGTATTCCAAGGAGGGTCAAGATAGACCAAATCAATTGACTTGTCTTCTAATCGTTCCATTACTGCCAGGCAATCAGAGAGGATCAGAACCCCTTTTTTAGAATCAAAGATACTCATTAAGTATTTTTTCTGAATCTGCTTGTTAGAATTTACTTCTTATTCAGGCTCAGCCATCATCAAATTTTGTTCAATAAAAGGTCTTAAGATAGAATGAAACCATGCAATAGCGGCCTCCCCATCTTTCAGGGTAGCTTCAGTAATATCCCTGCTATGTCTTATGCTATTCCTTAACTCTCCCAACTGACTGAAGCGTGTCATGATCATTCCTTTGCTACCAAAGTTCTCTTCAAATAAAGGCCATACTCCCTTAGCTAGCATTACATCTTTATATTCCTGTAGATCAAAAAAGTCTAATTTTCTCCGTAAGGCATCAAATTGCTTTTTATCCTCTCCAGGATTTTTTCTCAGCCAGTTATTAATTCGTCCCTCAGACTTTTCACGAATGTGTATAGGAATAAATTCTTCATAGGCATTTATTTCAGCGGTATTTTCCAGTTTCATCGCAATTAGGTTCCTCATCGCAATTTCCAGATTTTCTACCTCCTTATCGTAGTGCTGAAGGTCTTCAGGTACTACATTCTCCTTCTTGGTTTCATGATAAGACTTCAAGAATTTATTGATGCCCTCACATATTTTTTTCCTACGTTCCTCCAGGAAGGTTTCGTATTGATCAATATCATACAGCTCTGTATTAGTAGGCACAAACTGTTTCCTTAACTGCTCAGCATCAATCTTGGGTAGATATTCCGCTGGGTCGGTATCCAAAATTTCAATGTTAGACTGCTGAGTAATGAAAGCAATATTGGCAATCTCATTGATCAGGGCCTTATGAACAGAGTTTTTAGAATTGTATTTTTTATAAAGAAAGGCTTTAGGGAATATATGATGGCGTTGAAGCTTATTATTATAGCCTATACTTTTTGAGTAAAGACTCAAAGCAGGATTGGTCCAGTCTTTGGCATTTTGAGCTCTAATGGCGCTATAAAAAATATTATAGATCCTACTTCTAACTCCTTGATAAGCCAGGTCTTCTGTTCTCAGATAGAGGTTGGTGCCCCGGTAAAGCTGCATCTCTTTGATCAGTGCATCTAAGGAATCTGTTTCTTTAATAATGTTGATGTCCTTCTCCAGATAGGATTCAGAAGATCCACTAAAACGCCCCCAGAGCAATGCCATGAAAAGCCAGAAAATAGCCTTATTGGCTTCCTCTGCACTTTCAAACTTTAAATCTTTGCGAGATAGATAGTAGATTAATACATACAGTACATAGAATGAACTGTAACTATCAGAAGAGTCAATGTATGCACTATCCCTTAGAACATTAATGAGATACGAAAGCAGTTTTTTGAGTTTAGGCCATGCTTCCTCAAATTGCTCCTGGGTGACATCTGCAATTTCAGAAGTGTATTTTCCTCTGCCGGTAGTTAAGATATTGATACATCTGGTCAGGAACCTGAAGCTAAAGTCGTAATTATAAGTTTTGTACTCCTCTATTACTTCTCTAAACCGTTCTTTTACCTGGGGCCAATTAGAAGTAATGATGGCTAAGGCGAGATCCGATTCACTGAGCGTTGTACCGGTTTTATTAACAAGGTTAAATATCTCAACAACCTTCTCAAGTTGGTCTTCATCAATTTCCTTAATATAATACCCATATTCCTCAATGCGGCCAAGACGATTAATAGTACTTAACTTATTCGTATAATAGGACTTCTGGGAATCTTCAAGCTTATGAAGATTATCAAGAAATGCAGATACACCTCCTTTACGCAAAAAATCAGATACGTGTATCCATTCTTGGTTGTTTTCCATCTTCCGAGGCATGTAGTATTCAAACTCTTCAGTCTCCAGATTGAAATATAGGTCCGTACGCAGAGATACCCCTTCATACCAGGAAGGTGTTTTGCCCTTGAAAATGGTATAAATGGTAGTGAGCCTTTGTTGCCCATCAAGAATAAGTTGATGGTAAATAGAATTAGTATCAGGTTTATCTCCTCGTATTTTAGAAGGTTCCTTCGTTTTCCAGATCAGGAATGACCCTGAAGGATACTCTAAATAAAGAGACCTAAAAAACTCTTTTACTTGAGTGCTATTCCAAACATACCCTCTCTGAAACTCAGGGATAGTATACTCACCATTGTCAATTGATGTTAAAATCTCCTTAATCTTCTTTTCAATAGCCATCTTACAACTTTTAACTTAAGAATTTTTGAAGTACTGATTTAAATTTATCTTCTGCTTTCAAGCTCTCGTTCCATGCCTCTTTTAGGTCAGCTAAGGCTTCTTCTACAGTGGGTAAATCATCTTCAATGATTTTTTCTACATACAGAGGAATATTGAGATTGAAGTCATTTTCTATGATATCTTCTAGAGAGGCTACTTTTACATGATTTTCTACATCCTCAAATGCTGAATACCATTCATAAATCTGTTTTACGTGTTGCGACTCCAGGAAATTCTGAGCTCTTCCCACTCTAATCTGATCAGCAGCATCAATAAATAGTATTTTATCTTTTTTAGCTGCTTCTTTTTGCTTTTTGAAGACCATAATACAAGCGGCTAGCTGTGTGCCGTAGAAAATATTAGGTCCGATACCGATCACAGCTTCTAACAAATCATCTTCTAATAAGGCCTTTCGTATTTTGCCTTCTGCCCCTTTTCGGAATAGTGCACCATGAGGAAGTACTACTGTCATTCTTCCGCTCTCATTCATGGATTTGATCATATGCTGTACCCAAGCCATATCAGCATTACCCTGAGGGGGTACACCGGCTATGTTTCTTCCAAATGGATCATTGGCCCAATTCTCCGCTCCCCAATTACCAAGTGAGAATGGAGGGTTAGCAATCACACAGTCAAAAGTTTTCAAACCATCAGCCTCAAAAAATACTGGATTTCTCAGTGTATCACCTCTCTCTATAAAGAAATCCTCAACCCCATGAAGAAACATATTCATTCTGGCAATAGAGCTGGAGGTAAGGTTCTTCTCCTGACCATATAGCTTAAGTGTGCGGTAATCCTGATGAGTGTCTTTTAGGTGGTCCACACATTCCAGGAGCATTCCTCCGGTACCGCAAGCCGGATCGTAGATGGTTTCACCTTCTTTGGGATCTAGGATAAGGCCCATAAGGTGAACCACAGGGCGAGGAGTATAAAACTCACCTGCTTTTTTGTTAGTGAGATCC
This window of the Porifericola rhodea genome carries:
- a CDS encoding restriction endonuclease subunit S codes for the protein MKDMHAEGIAHVVGLEHIDPEDIHLRRAASIEDSTTFTKKFRKGDILFGRRRAYLKKAAQANFDGICSGDITVMRAKEGLLPKLLPFVVNNDKFFDYAVKHSAGGLSPRVKFRDLANYEFLLPPKEQQAPLAELLWAMDEVIEKDLYLFDLVSLNKKALFKNALYYNAEEIDEFFGKLSSKFAVKKIGSLITTLQYGISESLSEIGQVPILRMNNLQEGKLDLTDIKFYTPVNGELDNFILEKGDILFNRTNSYDLVGKVSLFDEDDIYSFASYLIRIKVDQTKLDPRYLNFYMNSAIGIAKIRKYRTPGVSQSNINAQNIKRINIPVPDVSFQKMLMDKIDKFEKSAKELNLKIESAKALQKSLINQIF
- a CDS encoding type I restriction-modification system subunit M; the encoded protein is MTQAELEKYLWGAAIALRGTIDAGDYKQYIFPLLFFKRICDVYDEEFEQAMQESGGDLEYASFEENHRFQIPKGAHWNDVRETTVNVGMAIQEAMRGIEKANPETLYGIFGDASWTNKNRLSDETLTNLIEHFSQHKLNLANVPDDQLGNAYEYLIKEFADDSGHTAAEFYTNRTVVKLMTMIMNPQPGESVYDPTCGSGGLLLNCALHLKEECKEYRTLKLYGQEINLLTSAIARMNMFLHGIEEFQVVRGDTLTHPAFLEHDTLKKFNVILANPPYSIKAWDRKSFEQDPYGRNIWGTPPQGCADYAFQQHIQKSLDQHNGRSISLWPHGILFRDSEAAMRRKMIEEDLVECVIGLGPNLFYNSPMEACLLITKTNKEEHKKGKILFINAVNEVRQDKTMGFLEKVHVDKIFKAYQDFTEKNNFAALVATNEVLKEKNGNMAINLYVRPVQHNPDSSEDFEVIYDKWEKSSDELKSKMNELFQILEN
- a CDS encoding DNA methyltransferase, whose amino-acid sequence is MSIFDSKKGVLILSDCLAVMERLEDKSIDLVYLDPPWNTTSSCVFINSSNMISDQDQSQVSEDYDEFIYKVLQQAQRLLKQNGNLILHSIPELNINFHNLLGAVFGDNNFSAEFIIPRNRTARTVNSFTHDHETVICYRVSDSSKFFPLVERSQQEIEKLFPLEENDRRFRIQPLVISSDRPALNYNWKGFDLPPGNVWRFSQQKMDSLEQEGRIYFEKDMRLPRLKVYVDDNNKSIVSTIWDDIIPYHKKGLYASEQSEELLNRIVKLFSEVGDIILDPFAGSGTSGASALNNKRKWIGIEVNPDAIDILKSKLDFKKIDLLPNEQLLELDVIWDLYLPFKASETEVLVQKIEKGENQRVEFKESYIYNDWLNKKDTSIPDKVMKEIAAFLNSNYGGSILIGVHDNGNIRGLKHDIEVIDTKKKSVDGLELAITNKIKDTFGGVVIDLISIHFYNISNKDLCEIRILPSEKLIFLDKEFYIRNGTQASTLKPKEFFDLMLSRKRIL
- a CDS encoding GmrSD restriction endonuclease domain-containing protein encodes the protein MAIEKKIKEILTSIDNGEYTIPEFQRGYVWNSTQVKEFFRSLYLEYPSGSFLIWKTKEPSKIRGDKPDTNSIYHQLILDGQQRLTTIYTIFKGKTPSWYEGVSLRTDLYFNLETEEFEYYMPRKMENNQEWIHVSDFLRKGGVSAFLDNLHKLEDSQKSYYTNKLSTINRLGRIEEYGYYIKEIDEDQLEKVVEIFNLVNKTGTTLSESDLALAIITSNWPQVKERFREVIEEYKTYNYDFSFRFLTRCINILTTGRGKYTSEIADVTQEQFEEAWPKLKKLLSYLINVLRDSAYIDSSDSYSSFYVLYVLIYYLSRKDLKFESAEEANKAIFWLFMALLWGRFSGSSESYLEKDINIIKETDSLDALIKEMQLYRGTNLYLRTEDLAYQGVRSRIYNIFYSAIRAQNAKDWTNPALSLYSKSIGYNNKLQRHHIFPKAFLYKKYNSKNSVHKALINEIANIAFITQQSNIEILDTDPAEYLPKIDAEQLRKQFVPTNTELYDIDQYETFLEERRKKICEGINKFLKSYHETKKENVVPEDLQHYDKEVENLEIAMRNLIAMKLENTAEINAYEEFIPIHIREKSEGRINNWLRKNPGEDKKQFDALRRKLDFFDLQEYKDVMLAKGVWPLFEENFGSKGMIMTRFSQLGELRNSIRHSRDITEATLKDGEAAIAWFHSILRPFIEQNLMMAEPE
- a CDS encoding type I restriction-modification system subunit M, whose translation is MSKTKLTLSQLEQYLSKAAWILKGPVDASDFKVYIFPLLFFKRISDTYDEEYRQALEESGGDEEYASLPEFHRFEIPEGCHWKDVRETTTNVGLAIEKALRGIEQANQEYLYDIFGDAQWSNKNKLSDRLLTDLIEHFSQYTLSNELVDPDILGQAYEYLIKHFADLTNKKAGEFYTPRPVVHLMGLILDPKEGETIYDPACGTGGMLLECVDHLKDTHQDYRTLKLYGQEKNLTSSSIARMNMFLHGVEDFFIERGDTLRNPVFFEADGLKTFDCVIANPPFSLGNWGAENWANDPFGRNIAGVPPQGNADMAWVQHMIKSMNESGRMTVVLPHGALFRKGAEGKIRKALLEDDLLEAVIGIGPNIFYGTQLAACIMVFKKQKEAAKKDKILFIDAADQIRVGRAQNFLESQHVKQIYEWYSAFEDVENHVKVASLEDIIENDFNLNIPLYVEKIIEDDLPTVEEALADLKEAWNESLKAEDKFKSVLQKFLS